A portion of the Nitratidesulfovibrio termitidis HI1 genome contains these proteins:
- a CDS encoding quaternary amine ABC transporter ATP-binding protein encodes MAKIEIRDLTKIFGPAPEKALAMVREGKSKDEIYKRTKHAVGVNRATFDVDEGEIVVVMGLSGSGKSTLVRCLNRLIEPTDGTVRIDGTDVTTLSVKDLRALRQRTFGMVFQNFALFPHRTVLENAEYGLEVMGAAKTTRRDKAAEALARVGLAGWEAARPGQLSGGMQQRVGLARALALDPDILLMDEAFSALDPLIRRDMQDELLRLQDDVRKTIVFISHDLDEALKIGDRIVLMRDGAVVQVGTPEDILTSPADDYVARFVADVDIARVLTAGTVMKRSEAVAVLGVDGPRTALRKMRNHAIATLFVLDRNHKLVGLVTADDIADHMAGGERDLAAIMRTDITTVSTDTPASELIPLMAGLPHPLAVTDERGRLAGVIVRGLLLGALAERGGNA; translated from the coding sequence ATGGCGAAAATAGAGATTCGCGATCTGACCAAGATATTCGGGCCAGCGCCGGAAAAGGCACTGGCCATGGTCCGCGAGGGCAAGTCCAAGGACGAGATATACAAGCGCACCAAGCACGCCGTGGGCGTCAACCGCGCCACCTTCGACGTGGACGAGGGGGAGATCGTCGTGGTCATGGGCCTTTCCGGCAGCGGCAAATCCACCCTGGTGCGCTGCCTGAACCGGCTCATAGAGCCCACCGACGGCACGGTGCGCATCGACGGCACCGACGTGACCACCCTTTCGGTGAAGGACCTGCGCGCCCTGCGCCAGCGCACCTTCGGCATGGTGTTCCAGAATTTCGCGCTGTTTCCGCACCGCACCGTGCTTGAAAACGCCGAATACGGGCTGGAAGTGATGGGTGCCGCCAAAACGACCCGCCGCGACAAGGCGGCGGAAGCCCTGGCCCGCGTGGGCCTTGCCGGGTGGGAAGCGGCCCGGCCCGGCCAGCTTTCCGGCGGCATGCAGCAGCGCGTGGGCCTGGCCCGCGCCCTGGCGCTGGACCCGGACATCCTGCTGATGGACGAGGCCTTCAGCGCGCTGGACCCGCTGATCCGGCGCGATATGCAGGATGAACTGCTGCGCCTGCAGGACGACGTGCGCAAGACCATCGTGTTCATCAGCCACGACCTGGACGAGGCGCTGAAGATCGGCGACCGCATCGTGCTCATGCGCGACGGGGCCGTGGTGCAGGTGGGCACGCCGGAAGACATTTTGACCAGCCCGGCGGACGACTACGTGGCCCGCTTTGTTGCCGACGTGGACATTGCCCGCGTGCTCACGGCGGGCACGGTGATGAAGCGGTCCGAGGCGGTGGCGGTGCTGGGCGTGGACGGCCCGCGCACGGCCCTGCGCAAGATGCGCAACCACGCCATCGCCACCCTGTTCGTGCTCGACCGCAACCACAAGCTGGTGGGGCTGGTCACCGCCGACGACATCGCCGACCACATGGCGGGCGGCGAGCGCGACCTTGCGGCCATCATGCGCACCGACATCACCACGGTATCCACGGATACCCCCGCCTCCGAACTCATTCCGCTCATGGCCGGGTTGCCCCACCCGCTGGCCGTCACCGATGAACGCGGGCGGCTGGCAGGGGTCATCGTGCGCGGGCTGCTGCTGGGTGCATTGGCTGAACGAGGAGGGAACGCCTGA
- a CDS encoding 4Fe-4S double cluster binding domain-containing protein, giving the protein MAMDSFSLRQAALRWGASLFGVADLDRLRTLPTQPENLLDGWTRAISLGVRLADPVLDDIVDGPTPLYAHHYRAVNTRLDDTALRLALLIQEAGGRALPLPASLAIDPVACTSMISHKAVAVAAGLGWQGKSLLTISPLYGPRIRLCTVLTDLPLQPGRPLMNRCGSCTRCADACPAGAIKGTVLPNEPGAHYQSRDEALHFERCRTLLQEDFAKRPLIGHSVCGVCVKVCPWGARGKGVLHGRDDVPMTMMDDQFTLFPQSS; this is encoded by the coding sequence ATGGCCATGGACAGTTTTTCCTTGCGACAAGCGGCGTTACGATGGGGGGCGAGCCTGTTCGGCGTGGCCGACCTGGACCGCCTGCGCACCCTGCCCACCCAGCCGGAAAACCTGCTGGACGGCTGGACGCGGGCCATCAGTCTGGGCGTGCGCCTGGCGGACCCGGTGCTGGACGACATCGTGGACGGCCCCACGCCGCTGTATGCCCACCACTACCGGGCCGTGAACACCCGGCTGGACGACACCGCGCTGCGCCTTGCCCTGCTGATCCAGGAAGCGGGCGGGCGCGCCCTGCCGCTGCCCGCCTCGCTGGCGATTGATCCCGTGGCCTGCACCAGCATGATCTCGCACAAGGCCGTGGCCGTGGCCGCCGGGCTTGGCTGGCAGGGCAAGAGCCTGCTGACCATTTCGCCGCTGTACGGCCCGCGCATCCGCCTGTGCACGGTGCTTACCGATCTGCCCCTGCAACCGGGCCGCCCGCTGATGAACCGTTGCGGCAGCTGTACTCGCTGCGCCGATGCCTGCCCCGCCGGGGCCATCAAGGGTACGGTGCTGCCCAACGAACCGGGCGCGCACTACCAGAGCCGCGACGAAGCCCTGCACTTCGAACGTTGCCGCACCCTGCTGCAGGAAGACTTCGCCAAGCGCCCGCTCATCGGGCATTCGGTATGCGGGGTTTGCGTCAAGGTGTGCCCGTGGGGTGCGCGGGGCAAAGGCGTGCTGCACGGGCGCGACGACGTGCCCATGACCATGATGGACGACCAGTTCACCCTGTTTCCGCAGTCGTCCTGA
- a CDS encoding rhodanese-like domain-containing protein, with the protein MVRSITPRELDDALCGEERMLLLDVRSRNERDLHPEAIPGSQWRDPAMTDAWLPSIPEGASAVVYCTGGGEASRGIQSRLTARGVAARYLEGGLAAWQRQYGGEHGERGGPAVRAGEGCAHSPLRGEPGGHVPAGGESGLHRPAANGANGQPRQAASEAGGHEHTHGGRFEGTGGADGRSGGEGGGTR; encoded by the coding sequence ATGGTTCGCTCCATCACCCCCCGCGAACTCGACGATGCCCTGTGCGGCGAAGAGCGCATGCTGCTGCTCGACGTGCGCAGCCGAAACGAGCGCGATCTGCACCCCGAAGCCATTCCCGGTTCGCAGTGGCGCGACCCGGCCATGACGGACGCGTGGCTGCCCTCCATCCCCGAGGGCGCCAGCGCCGTGGTGTATTGCACGGGCGGGGGCGAGGCCAGCCGGGGCATCCAGTCACGCCTGACGGCGCGCGGGGTTGCCGCGCGCTATCTGGAGGGCGGGCTGGCCGCATGGCAGCGGCAATATGGCGGTGAACACGGCGAGCGGGGCGGCCCCGCCGTCCGGGCGGGTGAAGGCTGTGCCCATTCCCCGCTGCGGGGGGAACCCGGCGGACACGTTCCCGCCGGGGGCGAAAGCGGGCTGCACCGTCCGGCGGCCAACGGCGCCAACGGCCAGCCACGGCAGGCCGCCAGCGAGGCCGGCGGGCACGAACACACGCATGGCGGGCGGTTCGAAGGGACTGGCGGCGCGGATGGCCGCAGCGGCGGCGAAGGCGGCGGAACACGCTAA